The genomic segment CGGTGGAATTTGCGCGGGTCTCGTATTACCGGGGCGCGGTCGAGAAAAAGCACCGTTATTTTGGCCCGTACCCCAGCGCGTGGGCGGTCAAAGAGGCCATTCTGTTGATGCAAAAGGTGTTCCGCTTGCGCACCTGTGAAGACTCGATATTCGCCAACCGCACCCGCCCATGTTTGCTGTACCAGATCAAGCGCTGCTCAGGACCGTGTGTCGGCCATATTCAGCCGCTGGACTATGCGCAGGATGTGGCAAATGCCGAGCGCTTTCTGAAGGGGGAGGCGCAAGACGTCATGCGGGGGCTGGAGACCCGCATGATGGCGCACTCGGACAAGCTGGAGTTTGAGAAAGCCGCCGAGTTGCGCAATCAAGTCGCTGCGCTCTCCAATGTTTTGCACCAGCAATCGGTGGACAACGTGTCGGACCGGGATGTGGACATATTGGCCGTCAAGGTGCAGGGCGGCAAAGCCTGTGTGAACCTAGCGATGGTGCGGGGCGGGCGCCATTTGGGCGACCGGCCTTATTTCCCGGTGCATGTGGAAGATGCCTCGGTCATGGATGTGACGGACGAGGGGGCGAGCGCGCCGCCCGTCGAAGTGCAAGTGTTGGAGGCCTTTATCGCTCAGCACTACTTGCAAGTACCCATGCCCTCGGTGCTCGTGGTGAGTGAGCCGGTGAGCAAAGCGCTCATGCAGGCACTGGCAGAGCAAACCGGCGTCAAGGCTGCGGCAGTGCACCAACCCCGGGAGCAGCGCCGGGCTTGGTTGGAAATGGCCCAAACCAATGCAGCGCTTCAATTGGCGCGCTTGTTATCTGAAGAGGGCTCGCAGCAGGCGCGCACTCGCGCCTTGGCGGATGCTTTGGATCTCGCCATGGACAACCTGGATGATCTGCGGATCGAATGTTTCGATATTTCACACACGGCAGGGGAGGCTACACAGGCTTCGTGCGTGGTGTTTCAGCAGCACAAGATGCAGAACGCTGAGTACCGGCGATTCAACATCGATGGCATCACCGGTGGCGATGATTACGCAGCGATGCGTCAGGTGCTCACCCGGCGTTACAGCAAGATCGCCGAGGCTGTGCGTGAAGCCAAGCACAGCGGAACCACCTTGGCTAGTAATGCGCGGTTGCCGGACCTCGTGCTGGTGGACGGCGGCAAGGGGCAAGTGTCCATGGCGAGGGAGGTCTTCGAGAGCCTGGGCCTGGATTTGTCGCTGATCGTCGGTGTCGAAAAAGGCGAGGGCCGCAAAGTAGGTCTTGAGGAATTGGTGTTTGCCGACGGCCGAGACAAGGTGTACCTCGGTGCTGACTCGGCTGCCCTGATGTTGGTCGCTCAAATCCGCGACGAAGCCCACCGCTTCGCCATTACGGGAATGCGGGCAGCCCGCGCCAAGGTGCGAACGGGTGGCAGCAAGCTGGAGGAAATACCCGGCATTGGCCCCAAGCGGCGGGCCCGCTTGTTGCAGCGTTTCGGTGGGGTTCGGGGCGTGGAGCAGGCCAGTGCGCAAGACATTGCATCGGTCGAAGGTATCTCGCGTGAATTGGCGGAGGAAATCTACCGGGCGCTGCATTAAGCCGTGCCACAATCCTGACATGTTTACCACCATCCCCACCATCATGACTTGGGCGCGGATCTTCGCGATTCCCCTCATTGTGGGCGTGTTCTACCTGCCCGGTAGCATGGCCAGCGATTACGAAAAAAACCTGGCCGCAACAGTAATGTTTGTGCTGTTCGCTTTGACCGATTGGCTTGATGGCTACCTGGCTCGCAAGCTTAATCAAACCTCTTCATTCGGAGCCTTTCTGGATCCGGTAGCCGACAAGTTTTTAGTGTGTGCATGTGTGCTCGTGCTGGTGCACTTGCAGCGTGCGGATGTTTTTGTCGCATTGATCATCATCGGGCGGGAGATCGCGATTTCTGCCCTGCGTGAGTGGATGGCGCAAATCGGAGCAAGCAAGAGCGTGGCTGTCCACATGATCGGCAAACTCAAAACGGTGGTCCAGATGGTGGCGATCCCCTTTCTGCTTTTCAACGGCATGTTATTCGGGGTGATTGATACCCACTTGTGGGGCGTTTGGTTGATGTGGGGTGCGGCCGTCTTGACCGTCTGGTCCATGGTGTACTACTTGCAAAAGGCAATCCCTGAGATTCGGGCCCGTGCTTCGTAATCGCTGCGGATTCGAGTTGCGCATCTTGCTTTCGAGCCGCTGACAAAAGCTCACAATAAAAAACTTGTGCGTTGATGAGAAGGGCCCGGAATTCAGTCTAGAATTCGCCTCCGCGCTGATCGAAATCAGTCGCAGAAAAGCGTGATTCGCGGTGCCCGGTTAAGCTGCGGTGCCCAGAGGCGAATCACCAGAAATTTGAAGAGACATTGTCTAACTCCGTTTCCGATTAAGGGGCCCTTGTGAACAAAACAGAATTGATCGAGCACATTGCCAAGCACGCAGATATTTCGAAGGCTGCTGCTACACGCGCTTTGGAGTCCACCATCGGTGCAGTGAAGACGACCTTGAAAAAAGGCGGTACAGTGTCTCTCGTAGGTTTTGGTACATTTGCAGTTGGCAAGCGCGCTGCGCGCACTGGTCGCAATCCCCGTACCGGCGATGCGATTAAAATCAAGGCAGCAAAAGTTCCAAAATTCCGTCCAGGCAAAGCATTGAAAGATGCCCTGAACTGAAAATCGGTTTTCGGGAGGGTGATTAGCTCAGTTGGTAGAGCGTCTGCCTTACACGCAGAATGTCGGCGGTTCGAGCCCGTCATCACCCACCACCCCTACCCAGCAAAGGCGAACAGTTTGTTCGCCTTTTTTGTTGTTCAAATGGAGAGTTAGCGCATGTTCGATTTTGTTCGCAAGCACACCAAGGTGTTGATGTTCTTGATGTTCTTGCTACTCATTCCCGCCTTTGTGTTGGTGGGGGTTGATGGTTACAAAAGCATGGCAGATCAGGGCGCAACGGTAGCGACCGTTGGCAAAGCAAAGATTACCCAAGAAGAATGGGACTTTGCTCACAAAAACGAAGTCGACAGACTGCGCACCTCCGTACCCAATTTGGATCCCAAGCTCCTGGATTCCCCCCAAGCACGTTACGCGACACTTGAGCGTTTAGTGCGTGACAAGGTGATGGCCGAGGCTGTTCAAGCGTCGCACCTCACCATGAGCAACGCCCGCCTGGCGCGAGAGTTGCAGCAAAACCCGACCATTGCAGGTCTGCGTAAACCCGATGGCACCATGGACATGGAGCGTTACCGGCAATTGGCGGCAAGCCAAGGGCTGACTCCCGAGGGTTTTGAGGCGCGTGTGCGCCGCGATCTCTCGTTGATGCAAGTGGAGTCTGCCATTTCGTCTACTGCTTTTTCACCGAAAGCACTGGCTGACATTGCGCTCAACGCTTTTTTCGAGCGCCGCGAAATTCAAGTAACCCGCTTCGGTCCGGCAGATTTTGTTGCGAAGGTAAATCCTTCAGAGGCCGATATTGAAGCCTACTTTCAGGCGAACACTGCGCAGTTTCAGTCCACTGAAACTGCCAACATTGAATATGTGCTGCTTGATATTGAAGCGCTGAAGAAATCGGTTGTGGTGAGCGACGCTGATTTGAAGTCTTACTTCGATCAAAACGCAAGCCGTTTTAGTGCCCAGGAAGAGCGACGTGCGAGCCACATCTTGATCAATGCGCCGAAGGACATGCCTGCGGCTGAGCGTTCCAAGGCTCAAGAACGCGCAGCTGCGCTGCTCGCCCAAGTTCGCAAAGCACCCGAGACCTTTGCAGAGGTCGCTAAAAAGAATTCGCAAGATGCCGGATCTGCTGTCCGCGGAGGCGATTTGGACTACTTCGGTCGTGGCGCCATGGTGAAGCCTTTTGAAGAAGCAGCTTTCTCCCTGAAAAAGGGTGACATCAGCGATCTGGTGGAGTCTGATTTTGGCTTCCACATCATCAAATTGGCGGATGTCAAGAGCGCTAAACAGCCGTCTTTTGATGAGGTCAAAGCCAGTCTCGAACCAGAACTGCGAGCGCAACTGGCGCAACGGAAATTTGCCGAAGCGGCTGAATCATTTACCAATGGTGTTTACGAGCAATCGGACAGCTTGGCGCCTGTCGCCGATCGTCTGAAGCTCGTAGTGAAGACAGCGAACGGTGTTCAGCGTGCGGTGCAGCCGGGTGCTACTGGCCCCCTCGCCAACAGCCGCTTTTTAGAGGCTATTTTTAGCGCTGACTCGCTGGAGAACAAGCGCAATACGGAAGCCCTTGAACTTGGCGCCAATCAATTGGTATCTGCACGGGTCCTCTCCTACAGCCCTGCGCGTGCCCTGTCGTTGGCAGAAGTCAAGCCTCTGGTGCGGGATCGTTTGATCGCTAGCCGGGCGCTGGAGCAGGCGAAAAAAGAAGGGGCTGAGAAATTAGCCTCGGTGCAAAAAGACCCGTCAAGTGTCAGCTTCGCTGCCGCAGTGACGATGTCGCGTGACGCGAGCCAAGGCTTGCAAGGCGCAATAGTAGACGCTGCTCTGCGTGCCAGCCCTGCCAAGCTCCCGGCATTCGTGGGCGTTGACTTGGGGACACAGGGCTACGCCATTGTGCGAGTTAACAAGGTTCTGCAGCGCACTGCAGTGGAAGAGGCAAAATCCAAGCAGGAACAAGCGCAATACGCCCAATGGGTGGCTGCAGCTGAGAGCGCTGCCTACTATGAAGGCTTGAAGCAGCGTTTCAAAGTGCAGATGAAGGTACCTGCACCTTGAGACCCAAAACCGGCGTGAATTGAAAAAGAGCCGGAAATTCGGGTTATAATTTACTTCTACGGTGGCTGTAGCTCAGTTGGTAGAGTCCAGGATTGTGATTCCTGTTGTCGTGGGTTCGAGCCCCATCAGCCACCCCAGTTAAAAAAACCCGCTAACGCAAGTTAGCGGGTTTTTGTTTTTGTAGGTTTGAAAAGTAGCGGCCGGCGGATTTCAACTATTCACCAGGACCACTTTGCCCATTACTTTGCGTGAACCCATGTGCGCGTAAGCGGCTTTGGCTTCGCCCATCGGCAGTGTGCGGTCAATCACTGGCTTGATTTTTCCCTGCATGTACCAGCCGGCAAGTTCTTGCATCATTTTGGCGTTGGCACCCGGCTCTTTCTTGGCAAAGTCGCCCCAGAAGACGCCTACGATAGAAGCGCCTTTCAGGAGTGCCAAGTTGAAGGGAAGCGCCGGAATGGGACCAGCGGCAAAGCCTACGACCAAGTAGCGGCCGCGCCATGCGATGGAGCGGAATGCCGGTTCCGCAAGATCCCCACCCACAGGGTCGTAGATCACATCTGGTCCGCGTCCTTGCGTCAGTGCCTTCAGGGCATCGCGCAGGTTCTCGGTGCTGTAGTTGATCGTGGCATCGGCGCCGATACGGGTACAAAGTTCGCATTTTTCTGCGCTCGAGGCCGCGGCAATCACCTTGGCCCCTGCGGCTTTCGCGATCTGGATGGCTGCAGTGCCCACGCCGCCAGCGGCACCCAAAATCAAGACCGTTTCACCTGCCTTCAGTTGCCCACGGTCCAGCAATGCATGGTGTGAGGTGGCATAGGTCATGATGAATGCCGCGGCATCCACCATCGGGAACCCTGCAGGAAGCGGCATACACATGGCAGCGGGTGCGATCGTATGGGTCGCAAAACCGCCAGTACCGCTGAGGCATGCGACTGCTTGGCCAACCTTCAAATGGGTGACGCCTTCACCGACTGCAACCACGACTCCTGCATACTCAGACCCCGGCACGAAGGGCAGTGCGGGCTTCATTTGGTACTTGTTTTGAATAATCAGCAGGTCTGGAAAGTTCAGACTTGCTGCGTGAATCTCCAACTGGACTTCTCCCGCCCGGGGCTCAGGCGTTGGTAGCTCCTTCCAATTCAAGGCGTCAACGCCTGTGGGGTCTTCACATAGCCAGGCATGCATGGTGTTTCTCCAAAGATAATTCCTCAAATCATAGAACCCGTACGCGGAGTGTCTGCGTCCAATTGTCCCGACGGCGACCGGCTGCAGTACTGCCCCCTACAATGCCTCCACACTATTTCTTGCTATGAAAATTCTCATTTCCAACGACGACGGTTATCAAGCCCCCGGTATCGTGGCGCTTTACGAAGCGCTCAAAGATGTTGCTGAAGTGGAGGTCATTGCTCCTGAGCAAAATAACAGCGCTAAATCCAATGCACTGACGCTGCATTCGCCCTTGTATGTGCACCAGGCCGCGAACGGTTTTCGCTACGTGAATGGCACACCTGCAGATTGTGTGCACATCGCGCTTACCGGTTTGCTGGATTACCGCCCAGATTTGGTGGTATCAGGTATCAACAACGGTGCCAATATGGGGGATGACACTATCTACTCGGGCACTGTCGGTGCCGCAATGGAAGGCTTTTTGTTCGGCATTCCAGCGATTGCATTTTCCCAAGTGGAGCGGGACTGGGTTCACTTGCAATCTGCCGCGCAAAAAGCCCGTGAGATGGTGCTTGCAATGCAGCAGCAGCACATGATCACCACTGCGCCTTGGCTGCTCAATGTCAATATTCCCAACTTGCCTTTTGAGATGATCGGCGCCGCCAAGCTGTGTCGCCTGGGTAAGCGACACGCTGCCGAGAAAGTGATCAAGCAGCTGAGCCCCCGCGGAGAAACCATGTTCTGGATCGGTGCCGCGGGTCCGGTGAAGGACGATGCTGATGGCACTGATTTCCATGCCACAGCTCAAGGCCATGTTGCCGTGACTCCGCTCAAAGTCGATCTCACTGACCATGACAATCTGGGCTATTGGGCTCAGTCGATGAACCGTTTGACCTCATCACCCAAGGTATGAAGGAGCGGCCCTCCTTTCCGGCGCGGCTCGACACCACCCTTGCGAAAAACCGGCCGCATCCGTCAGGTACGGTAATGCCATTGGCACCGCGGGGCCAAGCTGGCTCGGTAACAGGCGCTGCTAAAACGGTGGCTCCCAAAAGTGGAGCCTCCGGCGTACCTATTCCCCAGGGTTTGGGGATGGATTCGCTGGCGGTGCGGCAACGTATGGTGCAAAAGCTGGCCGGGCAGGGTGTTACAGACCCCTTGGTTTTGTCTGCCATGGGTTCGATTGAGCGACACCGGTTTGTGGACAGTGGCTTAGTGAACCAGGCCTACGAAGACACCAGCCTGCCCATCGGGCTGGGGCAGACCATTTCCAAGCCGGGAGTGGTGTCTCGCATGATCGAGCTGTTGCGTAATGGAGCGACCGGGCCCATGGGCCGCGTATTGGAAATCGGCACCGGTTGCGGCTACCAGGCCGCAGTGCTGAGCCGTGTGGCCACAGAGGTCTACAGCATTGAGCGCTTGAAGGGTTTGCACGACAAAGCCCGAGACAATTTGAGGCCTTTGCGCTTGCCCAATGTGCATTTACTGTTCGGGGATGGCATGGCGGGTTATCCCAAGGGTGGGCCTTATGCAGGAATTATTTCGGCCGCCGGAGGCGATGCTTTGCCGCAAGCGTGGATTGATCAATTAGCAGTGGGTGGACGCTTGGTCGCTCCCGTGGTGCACGCCGGCGGACAGGCGCTCCTGGTCGTTGACAAAACAGCCCAGGGCCTGCGCCAGAGCATTCTGGAGGCGGTGCATTTTGTACCCCTAAAATCGGGCGTTGCCTGAAGGGAAAAATCAATATGGTTGGTATGCGTAGTTTGTGGTTTGGTGTTGCGGGTGCCGCGGTACTGGTGGTGGCGGGTTGTGGCTCCAAGCCCATTACCCGTGCGCCTGTCGAGGATCGCTCCAGCCAAGCGCCGCAACAAACGGTGAGCACCGACCCGCGCACCCAAGCGGTCAAGCAGCCTCCTGGCTTTGAGAATGCAGGCAAACCGGGCTATTACACCGTCAAGCCCGGCGATACGCTGATTCGTATTGGCTTGGAAAGCGGCCAAAGTCATAAAGACATCGCACGCTGGAACGCGCTGGACAACCCCAACAAAATTGAAGTGGGCCAAGTACTGCGGATCGTGCAGCCGGTAGCGGTTACAGAAGCTGCAGGTACCAAGCCTGTGGCAAGCAGTAGCAGCACTGTGACGGCGCTGCCACCCGCTAGCGGGCAGTCTTCGGCGGCGAGTGCGCCGGCCAGAGCGGCCTCCGCCACCACCGCAGCAGCGAGTGCACCGGCCAAGGCAGCATCTGCTCCTGCCAGTGCGCCTGCGGTTGCGGCAGTTACCCCCGCTGCCGCGAGCGACGATGCAGTCGCTTGGATGTGGCCGGGCAATGGAGCAGTGCTAGCTGGCTTTGATGAAGTCAAAAACAAAGGCTTGGACATCGGCGGGAATGCCGGTGACCCCGTTTTGGCAGCGGGTGAGGGGAAAGTCGTGTACGCCGGCGCCGGATTGCGCGGCTATGGCAACCTGATCATCCTTAAGCACAACAACACCTTCTTGACGGCCTATGCCCATAACCAGACCTTGCTGGTGAAAGAAGACCAGACGGTGAAGAAGGGTCAAAAGATCGCCGAAATGGGCAGCACCGATGCAGATCGCGTCAAGTTGCATTTCGAGGTTCGCCGCCAAGGCAAACCGGTGGATCCGATGAAATACCTCCCCGCTCGTTAGGCCGCTGAGGCTTTTTTCTATCGGGTACACAGCCCGCAGCGAGATCGGCGCGGAGTTGTGGAGGTGATGCGGTCGGACCTGAGACAATTCAGGGATGACTGACGAACACAACAATGACACAGCGGCCACGCCGCAGCTGCCTGATGGCTGGCTGGCAGTGAAATCTCTAGACCTCGAAGCTCAGGGGGTCGCCCACCGGCCTGACGGCAAAGTGGTGTTTATCGAAGGGGCGCTCCCATTTGAAGTGGTGAGTGCTCAGATGCACCGCAGCAAGGCCAGTTTCGAGAAGGGCACTCTGACTGAGATCCACATCGAGTCTTCCCAGCGGGTGCAGCCTGCGTGCCCGCACTTTGGTCTGCATGAAGGCGCCTGCGGCGGCTGCAAGATGCAGCACTTGCACGTAGGGGCCCAAGTGGCCGTGAAGCAACGTGTATTGGAAGACAACCTGCATCACATCGGCAAACTCAAGCCGGACAATGTGGTGCGGCCTATCGAGGGGCCCTCGTGGGGCTACCGCTACCGTGGTCGTTTGTCCGTGCGTTTTGTTCGGAAAAAGGGTGCGGTGCTGATCGGCTTCCATGAGCGCAAGAGCCGCTATGTGGCGGATATGAAGGTCTGCCACGTGCTGGCTCCGAGGGTCAGCGCGATGCTGATACCCTTGCGTCAGCTGATCGAATCCATGGACGCCGTGGAAACCATTCCGCAACTTGAGCTCGCCATGGGCGACATCAGCGACCAACAAGACAATCAGGCTGGCGTTATTGCGTTGGTCCTGCGCCATATGGAGCCGCTGTCGGAGGCTGACAAAGCCCGCCTGCGGGCCTTTGCAGCGACCCAGGCGGGTTTGC from the Rhodoferax potami genome contains:
- a CDS encoding NADPH:quinone oxidoreductase family protein, with protein sequence MHAWLCEDPTGVDALNWKELPTPEPRAGEVQLEIHAASLNFPDLLIIQNKYQMKPALPFVPGSEYAGVVVAVGEGVTHLKVGQAVACLSGTGGFATHTIAPAAMCMPLPAGFPMVDAAAFIMTYATSHHALLDRGQLKAGETVLILGAAGGVGTAAIQIAKAAGAKVIAAASSAEKCELCTRIGADATINYSTENLRDALKALTQGRGPDVIYDPVGGDLAEPAFRSIAWRGRYLVVGFAAGPIPALPFNLALLKGASIVGVFWGDFAKKEPGANAKMMQELAGWYMQGKIKPVIDRTLPMGEAKAAYAHMGSRKVMGKVVLVNS
- a CDS encoding peptidylprolyl isomerase, whose protein sequence is MFDFVRKHTKVLMFLMFLLLIPAFVLVGVDGYKSMADQGATVATVGKAKITQEEWDFAHKNEVDRLRTSVPNLDPKLLDSPQARYATLERLVRDKVMAEAVQASHLTMSNARLARELQQNPTIAGLRKPDGTMDMERYRQLAASQGLTPEGFEARVRRDLSLMQVESAISSTAFSPKALADIALNAFFERREIQVTRFGPADFVAKVNPSEADIEAYFQANTAQFQSTETANIEYVLLDIEALKKSVVVSDADLKSYFDQNASRFSAQEERRASHILINAPKDMPAAERSKAQERAAALLAQVRKAPETFAEVAKKNSQDAGSAVRGGDLDYFGRGAMVKPFEEAAFSLKKGDISDLVESDFGFHIIKLADVKSAKQPSFDEVKASLEPELRAQLAQRKFAEAAESFTNGVYEQSDSLAPVADRLKLVVKTANGVQRAVQPGATGPLANSRFLEAIFSADSLENKRNTEALELGANQLVSARVLSYSPARALSLAEVKPLVRDRLIASRALEQAKKEGAEKLASVQKDPSSVSFAAAVTMSRDASQGLQGAIVDAALRASPAKLPAFVGVDLGTQGYAIVRVNKVLQRTAVEEAKSKQEQAQYAQWVAAAESAAYYEGLKQRFKVQMKVPAP
- the pgsA gene encoding CDP-diacylglycerol--glycerol-3-phosphate 3-phosphatidyltransferase: MFTTIPTIMTWARIFAIPLIVGVFYLPGSMASDYEKNLAATVMFVLFALTDWLDGYLARKLNQTSSFGAFLDPVADKFLVCACVLVLVHLQRADVFVALIIIGREIAISALREWMAQIGASKSVAVHMIGKLKTVVQMVAIPFLLFNGMLFGVIDTHLWGVWLMWGAAVLTVWSMVYYLQKAIPEIRARAS
- the uvrC gene encoding excinuclease ABC subunit UvrC codes for the protein MSDTHPEELLREVAALPSLPGVYRYFDADGQVLYVGKAISLKKRVSSYFQKNHGGTRIGHMVSKIVRMETTVVRSEAEALLLENNLIKTLNPKYNILFRDDKSYPYLKMTGTPPVPKKMAPAEPPVAARAPQPVEFARVSYYRGAVEKKHRYFGPYPSAWAVKEAILLMQKVFRLRTCEDSIFANRTRPCLLYQIKRCSGPCVGHIQPLDYAQDVANAERFLKGEAQDVMRGLETRMMAHSDKLEFEKAAELRNQVAALSNVLHQQSVDNVSDRDVDILAVKVQGGKACVNLAMVRGGRHLGDRPYFPVHVEDASVMDVTDEGASAPPVEVQVLEAFIAQHYLQVPMPSVLVVSEPVSKALMQALAEQTGVKAAAVHQPREQRRAWLEMAQTNAALQLARLLSEEGSQQARTRALADALDLAMDNLDDLRIECFDISHTAGEATQASCVVFQQHKMQNAEYRRFNIDGITGGDDYAAMRQVLTRRYSKIAEAVREAKHSGTTLASNARLPDLVLVDGGKGQVSMAREVFESLGLDLSLIVGVEKGEGRKVGLEELVFADGRDKVYLGADSAALMLVAQIRDEAHRFAITGMRAARAKVRTGGSKLEEIPGIGPKRRARLLQRFGGVRGVEQASAQDIASVEGISRELAEEIYRALH
- a CDS encoding protein-L-isoaspartate(D-aspartate) O-methyltransferase; this encodes MKERPSFPARLDTTLAKNRPHPSGTVMPLAPRGQAGSVTGAAKTVAPKSGASGVPIPQGLGMDSLAVRQRMVQKLAGQGVTDPLVLSAMGSIERHRFVDSGLVNQAYEDTSLPIGLGQTISKPGVVSRMIELLRNGATGPMGRVLEIGTGCGYQAAVLSRVATEVYSIERLKGLHDKARDNLRPLRLPNVHLLFGDGMAGYPKGGPYAGIISAAGGDALPQAWIDQLAVGGRLVAPVVHAGGQALLVVDKTAQGLRQSILEAVHFVPLKSGVA
- the rlmD gene encoding 23S rRNA (uracil(1939)-C(5))-methyltransferase RlmD, yielding MTDEHNNDTAATPQLPDGWLAVKSLDLEAQGVAHRPDGKVVFIEGALPFEVVSAQMHRSKASFEKGTLTEIHIESSQRVQPACPHFGLHEGACGGCKMQHLHVGAQVAVKQRVLEDNLHHIGKLKPDNVVRPIEGPSWGYRYRGRLSVRFVRKKGAVLIGFHERKSRYVADMKVCHVLAPRVSAMLIPLRQLIESMDAVETIPQLELAMGDISDQQDNQAGVIALVLRHMEPLSEADKARLRAFAATQAGLQWWLQPKGPETIHRLDELPGHETGELAYSLPDFGITMPFRPTDFTQVNPHINRVLVSRALGLLQVEKTERVIDWFCGLGNFTLPLATQAREVLGIEGAEALVARSRENLVFNSKRKAAAAPAESPLAATEFVARNLFEMTPELLIADGSADKWLIDPPREGAYALVQALAALCQQPELRKGWTPPKRIVYVSCAPATLARDAGVLVNEAGYTCSKAGVVNMFPHTAHVESIAVFERND
- the surE gene encoding 5'/3'-nucleotidase SurE yields the protein MKILISNDDGYQAPGIVALYEALKDVAEVEVIAPEQNNSAKSNALTLHSPLYVHQAANGFRYVNGTPADCVHIALTGLLDYRPDLVVSGINNGANMGDDTIYSGTVGAAMEGFLFGIPAIAFSQVERDWVHLQSAAQKAREMVLAMQQQHMITTAPWLLNVNIPNLPFEMIGAAKLCRLGKRHAAEKVIKQLSPRGETMFWIGAAGPVKDDADGTDFHATAQGHVAVTPLKVDLTDHDNLGYWAQSMNRLTSSPKV
- a CDS encoding peptidoglycan DD-metalloendopeptidase family protein; the protein is MVGMRSLWFGVAGAAVLVVAGCGSKPITRAPVEDRSSQAPQQTVSTDPRTQAVKQPPGFENAGKPGYYTVKPGDTLIRIGLESGQSHKDIARWNALDNPNKIEVGQVLRIVQPVAVTEAAGTKPVASSSSTVTALPPASGQSSAASAPARAASATTAAASAPAKAASAPASAPAVAAVTPAAASDDAVAWMWPGNGAVLAGFDEVKNKGLDIGGNAGDPVLAAGEGKVVYAGAGLRGYGNLIILKHNNTFLTAYAHNQTLLVKEDQTVKKGQKIAEMGSTDADRVKLHFEVRRQGKPVDPMKYLPAR
- a CDS encoding HU family DNA-binding protein, whose translation is MNKTELIEHIAKHADISKAAATRALESTIGAVKTTLKKGGTVSLVGFGTFAVGKRAARTGRNPRTGDAIKIKAAKVPKFRPGKALKDALN